A single Carcharodon carcharias isolate sCarCar2 chromosome 39 unlocalized genomic scaffold, sCarCar2.pri SUPER_39_unloc_1, whole genome shotgun sequence DNA region contains:
- the LOC121274864 gene encoding histone H3 — protein MARTKQTARKSTGGKAPRKQLATKAARKSAPATGGVKKPHRYRPGTVALREIRRYQKSTELLIRKLPFQRLVREIAQDFKTDLRFQSSAVMALQEASEAYLVGLFEDTNLCAIHAKRVTIMPKDIQLARRIRGERA, from the coding sequence ATGGCCAGGACCAAGCAGACAGCGCGCAAGTCGACCGGAGGGAAAGCTCCCCGCAAGCAGCTGGCGACCAAAGCTGCCCGCAAGAGCGCTCCAGCCACAGGCGGCGTGAAGAAGCCCCATCGCTACAGGCCCGGCACTGTGGCTCTGCGGGAGATCCGCCGCTACCAGAAATCCACCGAGCTGCTGATCCGCAAACTGCCCTTCCAGCGCCTGGTGCGGGAgatcgctcaggacttcaagaccGACCTGCGCTTCCAGAGCTCGGCCGTTATGGCCCTGCAGGAGGCCAGCGAGGCTTACCTGGTGGGGCTCTTTGAGGACACCAACCTGTGCGCCATCCACGCCAAGCGGGTCACCATCATGCCTAAAGACATCCAGCTGGCGCGCCGTATCCGCGGGGAGCGCGCCTAA